Proteins co-encoded in one Alphaproteobacteria bacterium PA2 genomic window:
- a CDS encoding peptide ABC transporter permease, with product MSLLRQTGSVIALNVRSIPQRLWMSLATVVSVALVVAVLLGFLSLANGFNQTLKGSGAPDVAIVLRDGAEAELNSSMSREQADLLGQGPGVKAGPDGSPLVSSELMLVVDGIKKSSGTKANMPMRGIGPDGLLVRKQARIKEGRMFTPGSNEIVVGAGLLREFAGFEMGKSIRFGTQNWKVVGVFEAPGTVFESELWADAPVVQSLFNRGTSFQTARVVLTSPAAMPAFVKYVKDEPRLQLKAQSELDFYAAQAERSGLLIKYFGWPLGIIMAIGALAGALNTMYASVSSRAAEIATLRVIGFSGFSAFMGTMVEALVLSALGALLGVAICAIGFNNLSASTLGAGFTQVAFRLQIGPDIIGQAVTLALVIGLIGGIFPGWRAARQKPLLALAA from the coding sequence ATGAGCCTGCTTCGCCAGACCGGTTCCGTGATCGCCTTGAATGTGCGCTCCATTCCCCAGCGCCTGTGGATGTCCCTGGCGACTGTGGTGTCCGTCGCCCTGGTGGTGGCGGTTCTGCTGGGCTTCCTGTCCCTCGCTAACGGGTTCAACCAGACCTTGAAGGGGTCCGGCGCGCCAGATGTCGCCATTGTCCTGCGGGACGGGGCCGAGGCCGAGCTGAACAGCTCCATGTCCCGGGAACAGGCCGACCTTCTGGGGCAGGGGCCAGGCGTCAAGGCAGGACCTGACGGCAGTCCCCTTGTGTCTTCCGAGCTCATGCTGGTGGTGGATGGCATCAAGAAATCTTCGGGAACGAAGGCCAACATGCCCATGCGTGGCATTGGCCCTGACGGCCTGCTGGTCCGCAAACAGGCCAGGATCAAGGAGGGCCGGATGTTTACCCCCGGCTCCAATGAAATCGTCGTAGGGGCAGGACTGCTGCGGGAATTCGCGGGCTTCGAGATGGGCAAGTCCATCCGTTTCGGCACCCAGAACTGGAAGGTGGTCGGCGTCTTCGAGGCTCCGGGCACCGTCTTTGAATCCGAACTCTGGGCTGATGCACCGGTGGTGCAGAGCCTGTTCAACCGCGGCACATCCTTCCAGACAGCCCGGGTGGTCCTGACCAGTCCAGCTGCCATGCCGGCCTTTGTGAAGTATGTGAAGGACGAGCCGCGACTGCAGCTCAAGGCGCAGAGCGAACTCGATTTCTATGCCGCCCAGGCGGAGCGGTCGGGCCTGCTGATCAAGTATTTTGGCTGGCCCCTGGGTATCATCATGGCCATCGGCGCCCTGGCCGGCGCGCTGAACACCATGTACGCCTCGGTCTCCAGTCGCGCCGCCGAGATCGCCACCCTGCGGGTCATCGGCTTTTCCGGTTTTTCCGCCTTCATGGGCACCATGGTTGAAGCCCTGGTCCTTTCAGCTCTTGGCGCGCTGCTGGGCGTCGCGATCTGCGCGATCGGCTTCAACAACCTGTCGGCCTCCACCTTGGGCGCCGGCTTTACCCAGGTCGCCTTCCGTCTGCAGATCGGGCCCGACATCATCGGTCAGGCCGTAACCCTGGCCCTGGTGATCGGTCTGATCGGCGGCATCTTCCCGGGTTGGCGCGCTGCCCGGCAGAAGCCCCTGTTGGCCCTGGCCGCCTGA
- a CDS encoding pimeloyl-CoA dehydrogenase large subunit, whose translation MNLDFSAEDNAFRLEARTFIAENYPKALREKQDRGETLSKEDYLSWHRILAKKGWSTPSWPKELGGTDWTPTQKYIWSEEQALADTIGILPFGVAMLAPVLYTFGTPEQKAKFLPDIRDGKIWWCQGYSEPGAGSDLASLKTKAERFTADDGKEYYLVNGQKTWTTLGQHADWGFFLVRTDPDSKPQSGISFLLIDMKSPGIEVRRITTLEGGHEVNDVFLDNVKVPVENRIFHENQGWTCAKALLAHERSGIAGVARSKRGLERIREMASTEMSDLGGALLMDPFFRRKVAELEIDLTALEFTELRTLAGESSGKGPGTESSILKIKGTEIQQRLTELALEAAGHYGAPFLGETGHNSGVGPLHALDTAGDYFNTRKTSIYGGSNEIQRNIIAKMVLGL comes from the coding sequence ATGAACCTCGACTTTTCTGCGGAAGATAATGCGTTCCGGCTCGAAGCCCGGACCTTCATTGCCGAAAACTATCCCAAGGCCCTGCGGGAGAAACAGGACCGCGGCGAAACCCTGAGCAAGGAGGACTATCTCTCCTGGCATCGCATCCTGGCCAAAAAGGGTTGGTCGACGCCGTCCTGGCCCAAGGAACTGGGTGGAACAGACTGGACCCCGACCCAGAAGTACATCTGGTCCGAGGAACAGGCCCTGGCCGACACCATCGGCATCCTGCCCTTCGGCGTCGCCATGCTGGCGCCGGTGCTCTACACCTTCGGCACGCCCGAGCAGAAGGCCAAGTTCCTGCCCGACATCCGGGACGGCAAGATCTGGTGGTGTCAGGGCTATTCCGAGCCGGGCGCCGGTTCCGACCTGGCCAGCCTGAAGACCAAGGCCGAGCGCTTCACTGCCGACGACGGCAAGGAATACTATCTGGTCAATGGCCAGAAGACCTGGACCACCCTTGGCCAGCACGCTGACTGGGGCTTCTTCCTGGTCCGCACCGATCCGGACTCCAAGCCGCAGTCGGGCATCAGCTTCCTGCTCATCGACATGAAGTCGCCGGGCATCGAGGTCCGCCGGATCACGACCCTGGAAGGCGGTCATGAGGTCAATGACGTCTTTCTGGACAATGTGAAGGTCCCGGTCGAGAACCGCATCTTCCACGAAAACCAGGGCTGGACCTGCGCCAAGGCCCTGCTGGCCCACGAGCGCTCCGGCATTGCCGGCGTGGCCCGTTCCAAGCGTGGCCTGGAACGCATCCGGGAAATGGCCTCCACGGAAATGTCCGATCTGGGCGGCGCCCTGCTGATGGATCCCTTCTTCCGTCGCAAGGTTGCTGAACTGGAGATCGACCTGACCGCGCTGGAATTCACCGAACTGCGCACCCTGGCCGGCGAAAGCAGCGGCAAGGGTCCGGGGACGGAAAGCTCGATCCTCAAGATCAAGGGCACCGAGATCCAGCAGCGTCTGACCGAACTGGCCCTGGAGGCTGCGGGCCATTACGGCGCGCCCTTCCTGGGTGAGACCGGCCACAATTCCGGGGTCGGTCCTCTGCACGCCCTGGATACGGCGGGCGACTATTTCAACACCCGCAAGACGTCGATCTATGGCGGGTCCAACGAGATCCAGCGCAACATCATCGCCAAGATGGTTCTGGGCCTCTAA
- a CDS encoding pimeloyl-CoA dehydrogenase small subunit: MDFSFTDEQSMLRDTVASYLADNYSFDQRRAALKAEPGWRPDVWKAFADELGILGAAFSEEQGGLGGGYTENMVVMEELGKSLVVEPYLQTVVIGGGFLKHGKPAGADELIGKVIAGEAIISFAHAEPQGRYNWSDLKTTAKKDGSGYVLNGHKAVVIGGPYATHFIVTARTGGGQRDAQGVSVFIVEKSAKGVTTRDYPTVDGFRAAEVYLENVSVGGEALVGPEGQSLPLVEQVIDEAVAATCAEACGVLRRLHEGTLEYTKQRKQFGQPISSFQVLQHRMVDMFIQLEQSVSMTYMATIKLTDPAEDRAKAVAAAKVQIGKACKFVGQNAIQLHGGMGMTDEMAIGHYFKRATMIEGAFGSTDHHLARYEALSLGKVA; encoded by the coding sequence ATGGATTTCAGCTTCACCGACGAACAGTCCATGCTGCGCGATACGGTCGCCAGCTATCTGGCCGACAATTACAGCTTTGATCAGCGCCGCGCGGCCCTGAAAGCCGAACCGGGCTGGCGTCCGGACGTCTGGAAGGCCTTTGCAGACGAGCTGGGCATTCTGGGCGCTGCCTTCTCCGAAGAGCAGGGCGGCCTGGGCGGCGGCTACACCGAAAACATGGTGGTCATGGAAGAGCTGGGTAAGTCCCTGGTGGTCGAGCCCTACCTGCAGACCGTGGTCATCGGCGGCGGCTTCCTAAAGCACGGCAAGCCGGCGGGCGCCGATGAGCTGATCGGCAAGGTCATCGCCGGCGAGGCGATCATTTCCTTCGCCCACGCCGAACCCCAGGGCCGCTATAACTGGTCGGACCTGAAGACCACCGCCAAGAAGGACGGCTCTGGCTATGTCCTCAACGGCCACAAGGCCGTGGTCATCGGCGGCCCCTACGCCACCCACTTCATCGTCACCGCCCGCACCGGCGGCGGCCAGCGGGACGCCCAGGGCGTTTCGGTCTTCATCGTCGAGAAGTCGGCCAAGGGCGTGACCACCCGCGACTATCCCACGGTTGATGGTTTCCGCGCCGCGGAAGTCTATCTCGAGAACGTGTCCGTCGGCGGCGAAGCCCTGGTGGGTCCGGAAGGTCAGTCCCTGCCCCTGGTGGAACAGGTGATCGACGAAGCCGTCGCCGCCACCTGCGCCGAAGCCTGCGGCGTCCTGCGTCGCCTGCACGAGGGTACGCTGGAATACACCAAGCAGCGCAAGCAGTTCGGCCAGCCGATCTCGTCCTTCCAGGTCCTGCAGCACCGGATGGTCGACATGTTCATCCAGCTGGAGCAGTCGGTTTCCATGACCTACATGGCGACCATCAAGCTGACCGACCCCGCCGAAGATCGCGCCAAGGCCGTCGCGGCGGCGAAGGTGCAGATCGGCAAGGCCTGCAAGTTTGTCGGCCAGAACGCCATCCAGCTGCATGGCGGCATGGGCATGACCGACGAAATGGCCATCGGCCACTATTTCAAGCGCGCCACCATGATCGAAGGCGCCTTCGGCTCCACCGACCATCACCTGGCCCGTTACGAAGCCCTGTCCCTGGGCAAGGTCGCATAA
- a CDS encoding DUF3052 domain-containing protein: protein MGKEAEVPAVFPDGEDLGRLQLEGARLIFRGAARRVYDGEALLGVSAMGGDLILPDGARFRLGEKQASAWADAILNPKTRLDKLGVKPGMAVAIRNVDDDALVDELTARGVTLVDTRFDILFYGADTVAEVQGLAGLMEVMAPKAAVWIVSRKGKAATIKDVEVMTAAKALGLVDSRVVGFSPTLTALRFTKRRP, encoded by the coding sequence ATGGGCAAGGAGGCCGAGGTTCCAGCTGTCTTTCCGGACGGCGAAGACCTTGGCCGCCTCCAGCTTGAGGGTGCGCGTCTCATCTTCCGAGGCGCTGCCCGTAGGGTCTACGACGGCGAAGCCCTGCTCGGCGTCTCGGCTATGGGCGGTGACCTTATCCTCCCGGACGGCGCCCGCTTTCGCCTGGGCGAAAAGCAGGCCTCCGCCTGGGCTGACGCCATCCTCAATCCAAAGACCAGACTGGACAAGCTGGGCGTAAAGCCGGGCATGGCGGTGGCCATCCGGAATGTGGATGATGACGCTCTGGTCGACGAACTCACCGCCCGGGGTGTGACACTTGTCGACACCCGTTTCGACATCCTCTTCTACGGCGCCGACACCGTGGCCGAGGTGCAGGGCCTGGCAGGCCTGATGGAGGTCATGGCCCCCAAGGCTGCGGTCTGGATTGTTTCGCGCAAGGGCAAGGCCGCCACCATCAAGGATGTGGAGGTCATGACCGCCGCCAAGGCCCTGGGGCTTGTGGACAGCAGGGTGGTGGGCTTCTCACCCACCCTGACCGCCCTGAGGTTTACGAAGCGCCGGCCATGA
- a CDS encoding gamma carbonic anhydrase family protein encodes MTPFLGPDVRNLGAAYIDPSARIFGDVEIAADASVWCNVVVRAESDRVVIGPRANIQDFVMIHVGSGTGTFVGADCSITHHVTLHGCTIGDACLIGIGATIMDGCQIGEGSIVAGGAFLKEGTIIPPHSIVMGAPGAVTKTRDNTIANRLNAFLYLKNAQGYAVGDYRVWSKVEFRTEMAAERARLMAGAS; translated from the coding sequence ATGACGCCCTTTCTTGGCCCCGATGTCCGCAATCTCGGCGCAGCCTATATCGACCCCTCAGCCCGGATCTTCGGCGATGTGGAGATCGCCGCCGACGCCTCGGTCTGGTGCAATGTGGTGGTCCGGGCGGAAAGCGACCGGGTGGTGATTGGCCCCCGGGCCAACATCCAGGATTTTGTCATGATCCACGTAGGCTCGGGCACAGGAACCTTTGTCGGGGCTGACTGCTCCATCACCCACCACGTCACCCTGCACGGCTGCACCATCGGCGACGCCTGCCTCATCGGCATCGGCGCCACCATCATGGATGGCTGCCAGATCGGCGAAGGCAGCATTGTCGCCGGCGGCGCCTTTCTGAAGGAAGGTACGATCATTCCGCCCCATTCCATCGTCATGGGTGCGCCCGGTGCTGTGACCAAGACCCGGGACAACACGATCGCCAACCGGCTGAACGCCTTCCTCTATCTGAAGAACGCACAGGGTTACGCCGTCGGCGACTACCGGGTCTGGTCCAAGGTGGAGTTCCGGACGGAAATGGCGGCCGAGCGGGCCCGGCTCATGGCCGGCGCTTCGTAA
- a CDS encoding amidase, with protein sequence MELWRLDATDLAALIRAGRVSAREAVQSCLARLDAVNPRLNAVVHVLADEALSMAAAADEAQARGEVLGPLHGVPATIKIVADQKGCATDNGVVMFRNLVAREDAPVVANLRRAGAILVGRTAAPAFSMRAMTSSTLHGQTFNPWNRDVTCGGSSGGAAASLAAGIGAIAHGSDIGGSIRWPAYCNGVVGLRTSPGRIPSFNPTARNGRNLASQMMAVAGPLSRSVRDARLALAAMSPGDPRDQVWTPAPLVGPPAPRRAALVASPAGFSVHPAVADAVREAGRRLAAAGYEIVEVEPPNLREVADLWEPMGLPHFGISLVPILEQVGDPALTGFFTHWIAEKGLADMPTFLSAFARRDQLLTAWNQFFETYPVIIAPNCPEPSLPAELDTEGREGVLRTLEGIRLQFMCPVLGLPGLSVPLGEHEGQPLGVQIISARYREDLCLAAGEIIEAHQPVTTPIDPR encoded by the coding sequence ATGGAACTCTGGCGACTTGATGCGACGGACCTTGCGGCGCTGATCCGCGCCGGTCGTGTTTCGGCACGTGAAGCGGTCCAGTCCTGCCTTGCCCGGCTGGATGCGGTGAATCCCCGCCTCAACGCCGTGGTTCACGTCCTGGCGGATGAAGCCCTGAGCATGGCGGCGGCGGCGGATGAAGCCCAGGCCCGTGGCGAGGTCCTGGGGCCCCTGCACGGGGTTCCCGCAACCATCAAGATTGTCGCTGACCAGAAGGGGTGCGCCACCGACAATGGCGTCGTCATGTTCAGGAACCTGGTCGCCCGGGAGGATGCGCCAGTGGTCGCCAATCTGCGCCGCGCCGGGGCGATCCTTGTCGGACGCACCGCAGCGCCGGCCTTTTCCATGCGGGCCATGACCAGCAGCACCCTGCATGGCCAGACCTTTAATCCATGGAACCGTGATGTGACCTGCGGCGGGTCCAGCGGTGGCGCGGCCGCCTCCCTTGCGGCTGGAATTGGCGCCATCGCCCACGGCTCTGACATTGGCGGATCCATCCGCTGGCCGGCCTACTGCAACGGGGTGGTGGGTCTGCGGACCTCCCCGGGCCGCATTCCGTCCTTCAACCCGACGGCCCGCAATGGCCGAAATCTCGCCAGCCAGATGATGGCTGTGGCGGGGCCGCTGTCGCGAAGCGTCCGTGACGCGCGCCTCGCCCTGGCGGCCATGTCGCCTGGCGATCCCAGGGATCAGGTCTGGACCCCTGCGCCCCTGGTCGGACCGCCTGCGCCGCGTCGCGCCGCACTGGTTGCGTCTCCTGCGGGATTTTCGGTTCACCCCGCTGTTGCTGACGCCGTGCGGGAGGCGGGGCGTCGTCTTGCAGCCGCAGGCTATGAGATCGTCGAGGTCGAACCGCCAAACCTCCGCGAGGTCGCCGACCTGTGGGAGCCCATGGGCCTGCCCCACTTCGGCATCAGTCTGGTCCCCATTCTCGAGCAGGTCGGTGATCCTGCCCTGACCGGTTTCTTCACCCACTGGATCGCTGAAAAAGGCCTGGCCGACATGCCGACCTTCCTCAGCGCCTTTGCACGACGCGACCAGCTGCTCACGGCCTGGAACCAGTTCTTCGAGACCTATCCCGTCATTATTGCGCCGAACTGCCCCGAGCCCAGCCTGCCTGCTGAACTGGACACGGAAGGTCGCGAGGGTGTCCTGCGAACCCTGGAAGGGATCAGGCTTCAGTTCATGTGCCCTGTCCTTGGGCTGCCCGGCCTGTCAGTTCCCCTTGGCGAGCATGAAGGTCAGCCCCTCGGCGTCCAGATCATCTCCGCACGATACCGGGAGGACCTCTGTCTTGCCGCCGGTGAGATCATCGAGGCCCACCAACCTGTCACAACGCCCATCGACCCCCGTTAG
- a CDS encoding EamA family transporter, with product MSVRDFLLLAFVCLAWAANNVVSKYVVTHLGAPPMFYAAMRFAVVSIAVFPWLRNMPRPRWKMVMVGLMMGGGTFSLVFIALKTSSPSAVAIVSQMGVPLTTVLSYFMLGERLTRRRIVGVALTLAGVLLVMWDPGGFRLSPGLMLVVAASVLGSLGAVMMKQMEGVKPLQFQAWVGVSSLAPTLAFSLLFEPNQVQLAVEAGWQFWAAALFSGLFVSVVAHTLYYGLIQRYEATLISPLTLMTPLATIALGVVFTHDAFGFRMALGTALALAGVLVIALRWNQVMAVLSRSRAA from the coding sequence ATGTCCGTTCGCGACTTCCTGCTGCTGGCCTTTGTCTGCCTTGCCTGGGCGGCCAACAATGTCGTGTCGAAGTATGTGGTCACCCATCTGGGTGCACCGCCCATGTTCTATGCGGCCATGCGGTTCGCCGTGGTCTCGATCGCGGTCTTTCCCTGGCTGCGGAACATGCCGCGCCCGCGATGGAAAATGGTCATGGTCGGCCTGATGATGGGCGGCGGAACCTTTTCCCTGGTCTTCATCGCCCTGAAAACCTCCAGTCCTTCTGCTGTCGCCATTGTCAGTCAGATGGGCGTGCCCCTGACGACGGTCCTGTCCTATTTCATGCTGGGCGAGCGCCTGACCCGGAGGCGGATAGTTGGCGTCGCCCTGACCCTGGCGGGCGTCCTTCTGGTCATGTGGGATCCGGGCGGGTTCAGGCTTTCTCCCGGGCTCATGCTGGTCGTCGCCGCATCGGTCCTTGGATCGCTGGGGGCTGTCATGATGAAGCAGATGGAAGGGGTCAAACCCCTCCAGTTCCAGGCCTGGGTGGGGGTGTCGTCCCTGGCCCCGACCCTGGCCTTTTCCCTGCTGTTCGAGCCGAACCAGGTGCAATTGGCCGTGGAGGCCGGCTGGCAGTTCTGGGCCGCCGCCCTCTTCTCAGGGCTGTTCGTCTCGGTTGTGGCTCATACCCTCTATTACGGCCTGATCCAGAGGTACGAGGCGACGCTGATTTCGCCCCTGACCCTGATGACGCCCCTGGCGACCATTGCCCTGGGCGTGGTGTTCACCCACGACGCCTTCGGGTTCCGGATGGCCCTCGGCACAGCCCTGGCCCTGGCCGGCGTGCTGGTCATCGCCCTGCGCTGGAACCAGGTCATGGCTGTACTGTCGAGAAGCCGCGCCGCCTAG
- a CDS encoding N-acetylmuramoyl-L-alanine amidase, translating into MDFIDAPSPNFDVRKTPPDMIVLHYTGMKTGEGALDRLRDAQSKVSSHYLVEEDGRVFRLVAEERRAWHAGVSFWKGETDVNSRSIGIEIVNPGHEWGYRAFPEAQIAAVIGLLADIRTRWIIEDGRIVGHSDVAPDRKDDPGELFPWKTLAEAGHGLWVEPPAAPGAPLGEGAEGAGVFALQAGFTRLGYDCAPSGTFDAHTTSVVRAFQRHWRQEKFDGVADGETRARLIALLRAAG; encoded by the coding sequence ATGGATTTCATCGACGCCCCATCGCCGAATTTCGACGTGCGCAAGACGCCGCCGGACATGATCGTGCTCCACTATACCGGCATGAAGACGGGAGAGGGGGCCCTGGACCGCCTGCGGGACGCCCAGTCCAAGGTCAGTTCCCATTATCTGGTGGAGGAAGACGGACGGGTCTTCCGTCTTGTGGCCGAGGAACGCCGCGCCTGGCACGCCGGGGTCTCGTTCTGGAAGGGTGAGACCGACGTCAACAGCCGGTCCATCGGCATCGAGATCGTCAATCCCGGCCATGAATGGGGCTATCGCGCTTTTCCCGAGGCGCAGATCGCGGCGGTGATCGGCCTGCTTGCCGATATCCGAACCCGCTGGATAATCGAGGATGGCCGGATTGTCGGTCACTCCGACGTGGCGCCCGACCGCAAGGATGATCCGGGCGAACTCTTCCCCTGGAAGACCCTGGCCGAGGCCGGGCATGGATTGTGGGTCGAGCCGCCGGCGGCGCCAGGCGCACCTCTGGGCGAAGGGGCTGAAGGGGCAGGGGTCTTCGCCCTGCAGGCCGGTTTCACCCGGCTGGGTTATGACTGCGCGCCCTCAGGGACCTTTGATGCTCATACGACCTCGGTGGTCCGGGCCTTCCAGCGCCACTGGCGTCAGGAGAAATTCGACGGCGTGGCCGATGGCGAGACGCGGGCAAGGCTGATTGCACTGTTGCGGGCGGCGGGCTGA
- a CDS encoding transcriptional regulator yields the protein MHPAPIFAVEAIGPILEHLKRHPLAAISAAPEGRIRVAHAPVLARELEGGTVLDFHLSRNNALAGHIEAGFEAVAVSMGPEAYVSPDWYASDDQVPTWNYMSVELEGVVAPLDEAGLVALLDDLSAQEEARLAPKPAWTRNKMSVGRFDAMLRGIVGARLAITRLEATFKLSQNKSADDRQGVIAALGAHPLARAMQALK from the coding sequence ATGCACCCGGCGCCGATCTTTGCGGTCGAGGCGATCGGGCCGATTCTCGAGCACCTGAAACGTCATCCCCTTGCCGCGATTTCCGCAGCGCCCGAGGGGCGAATACGGGTCGCTCATGCGCCTGTCCTGGCGCGGGAACTCGAGGGCGGAACGGTCCTGGACTTTCACCTTTCCCGCAACAACGCCCTGGCGGGGCATATCGAAGCCGGCTTTGAAGCGGTCGCTGTCAGCATGGGCCCCGAGGCCTATGTCAGCCCGGACTGGTATGCTTCAGACGATCAGGTGCCGACCTGGAATTACATGTCTGTGGAGCTGGAAGGTGTCGTCGCCCCGCTGGATGAGGCCGGCCTCGTCGCCCTGCTGGACGACCTTTCCGCCCAGGAGGAGGCGCGGCTGGCGCCCAAGCCGGCCTGGACCCGGAACAAGATGTCTGTCGGCAGGTTCGACGCCATGCTCCGGGGCATTGTCGGGGCCCGGCTGGCCATCACCCGCCTTGAGGCCACCTTCAAGCTCAGCCAGAACAAGTCCGCCGATGACCGACAGGGTGTCATAGCCGCCCTCGGGGCCCATCCGTTGGCCCGGGCCATGCAGGCGCTCAAGTGA
- a CDS encoding GNAT family N-acetyltransferase, with protein MIPPLARQILTAGPYRLTPLADGDARDLLTLFGDPAVAEFMDIDPLVNFAEAKDIVAWAREMAAGNRGLRWAIRREGVSRLIGTVGFNTLELDRGRRGEIAYDLAQDQWGQGVMSEILPYVMAFGYGTLGLHRLEAMVTVGNIRSCKLLERHGFVLEGKLRDHAFWKGRFWDQLIYGRLAD; from the coding sequence GTGATCCCGCCCCTGGCTCGCCAGATCCTGACGGCGGGCCCCTACCGGTTGACGCCTCTGGCCGACGGCGACGCCCGCGATCTGCTGACCTTGTTTGGCGATCCGGCAGTGGCCGAATTCATGGATATCGACCCCCTCGTCAATTTCGCCGAGGCCAAAGACATTGTCGCCTGGGCCCGCGAAATGGCGGCGGGCAATCGCGGCCTGCGCTGGGCGATCCGGCGGGAAGGGGTGTCGCGCCTGATCGGGACGGTAGGCTTCAATACCCTTGAACTGGATCGCGGCCGCCGGGGCGAGATCGCCTATGACCTTGCTCAGGATCAGTGGGGGCAGGGGGTGATGAGCGAGATCCTGCCCTACGTCATGGCCTTCGGCTATGGAACCCTGGGGCTGCACCGGCTGGAGGCCATGGTGACGGTCGGCAATATCCGGTCCTGCAAACTGCTTGAGCGGCATGGGTTTGTCCTCGAGGGCAAGCTGCGGGATCACGCCTTCTGGAAGGGGCGGTTCTGGGACCAGCTCATCTATGGACGCCTCGCCGATTGA
- a CDS encoding division/cell wall cluster transcriptional repressor MraZ, producing MFVSTFEKQLDAKRRIVVPQEFRALMSGPFDGVVCFPSIEADCIEGGGQALFDRYVGVIEELDFGDPIRSALETSIYGGLARMAFDTAGRITLPEHLCDMFGLDDWVVVVGLGDRFQIWGREAFQAHRSAQRELARDGLAQLRSAQRAARLGGGA from the coding sequence ATGTTCGTCTCGACGTTTGAAAAGCAGCTGGACGCCAAGCGGCGCATTGTGGTGCCACAGGAGTTCCGCGCCCTGATGTCTGGCCCCTTTGATGGCGTGGTCTGTTTTCCCTCCATCGAAGCTGATTGCATTGAAGGTGGCGGCCAGGCCCTGTTCGATCGCTATGTGGGCGTAATCGAGGAACTGGATTTCGGTGACCCGATCCGCAGCGCCCTTGAAACCTCGATCTATGGCGGTCTGGCCCGCATGGCGTTTGACACCGCCGGGCGCATCACCCTGCCTGAGCATCTCTGCGACATGTTCGGTCTCGATGACTGGGTTGTGGTTGTTGGCCTTGGCGACCGGTTCCAGATCTGGGGTCGGGAGGCGTTTCAGGCCCATCGCTCGGCTCAGAGAGAGCTGGCGCGGGATGGCCTTGCCCAGCTGCGATCTGCACAGCGCGCCGCGCGCCTGGGAGGCGGCGCTTGA
- a CDS encoding 16S rRNA (cytosine(1402)-N(4))-methyltransferase, with product MSAPHVPVLLEPVLAAMSLKPGQKIVDGTFGAGGYSRAFLAAGVEVVAFDRDPTAARFADGLGDRFRLIEARFSDMSVELGADSVDGVALDLGVSSMQLDEADRGFSFMRDGPLDMRMSDTGQTAADIVNTADLKDLARMLWVYGEERQSRRIAAAIGRRRVEEPFTRTLDFAEFVERVLGGRRGAKVHPATRTFQGLRIAVNEELSELEAGLLAAEEVLRAGGCLAVVTFHSLEDRIVKAFFTERAGRTPGGSRHAPPVQVGAPPSFQLVFNGAQGPSDAEVAANPRARSAKLRAAIRTSAPVWKEAA from the coding sequence TTGAGCGCCCCCCATGTTCCCGTCCTTCTTGAGCCGGTCCTTGCGGCCATGTCCCTGAAGCCTGGGCAGAAGATCGTCGATGGCACCTTCGGGGCGGGGGGCTACAGCCGCGCCTTCCTGGCTGCCGGCGTCGAGGTCGTTGCCTTTGATCGCGATCCTACCGCTGCACGCTTCGCAGACGGGCTCGGTGACAGGTTCAGGCTTATCGAGGCGCGTTTCTCCGACATGTCGGTGGAATTGGGCGCCGACTCCGTCGATGGCGTAGCCCTGGATCTCGGGGTTTCGTCCATGCAGCTGGATGAGGCGGATCGAGGCTTTTCCTTCATGCGGGATGGCCCTCTCGACATGCGCATGAGCGACACAGGCCAGACGGCGGCAGACATTGTGAACACCGCCGACCTAAAGGACCTTGCCCGCATGCTCTGGGTCTATGGCGAAGAGCGCCAGTCCCGCCGCATCGCCGCCGCCATCGGACGGCGTCGGGTCGAAGAGCCCTTCACCCGCACCCTTGATTTCGCTGAATTTGTCGAGCGGGTCCTCGGCGGACGGCGCGGCGCCAAGGTTCATCCGGCCACCCGGACCTTTCAGGGTCTTCGGATCGCTGTGAATGAAGAGTTGTCGGAACTGGAGGCGGGTCTGCTGGCTGCCGAGGAAGTCCTGAGAGCGGGGGGCTGTCTGGCTGTCGTGACCTTCCATTCCCTGGAAGATCGCATCGTGAAGGCCTTCTTCACCGAGCGGGCTGGTCGAACACCCGGCGGATCGCGCCATGCGCCGCCGGTCCAGGTCGGTGCTCCACCCAGTTTCCAGCTTGTTTTCAATGGCGCTCAGGGGCCCAGCGACGCGGAAGTCGCGGCCAATCCCCGCGCCCGTTCAGCCAAGCTTCGCGCGGCGATCCGGACGTCCGCGCCAGTCTGGAAGGAGGCGGCATGA